Genomic DNA from Nitrospira sp.:
ACCAGGCTCCATCGGAAATTCCGCTGCCTCACTCCTGTGCATCCTGACCTATGCGATTGATTCTCGCCTCCACCTCGCCGCGACGGCACGAATTATTGACGCTTCTGGGACTGCCCTTCGAGGTCGTCGCCCCGCCCTTCGTCGAACAGATACGGCCGCACCTGTCTGCCGAGGAGCAGGCCGTGGAATTCGCCGCAGGCAAGGCCAAGTCCTGTCTTTCCTCTCATCCTGATGCGCTCATCCTTGGAAGCGACACTCTCATTCATTTGGGCGCTGAGGTGTTGGGAAAGCCGGTCGATTTGGCCGACGCCGAGGTGATGCTCCGTCGCCTGGCCGGACAGAAGCACCGGATTGTGACCGCTGTGGCGCTGGCAGGACCTGAGCCT
This window encodes:
- the maf gene encoding septum formation protein Maf, which codes for MRLILASTSPRRHELLTLLGLPFEVVAPPFVEQIRPHLSAEEQAVEFAAGKAKSCLSSHPDALILGSDTLIHLGAEVLGKPVDLADAEVMLRRLAGQKHRIVTAVALAGPEPERCDVRLAEVLVTMKSLNEAALAGYLRTGESLGKAGAYSIQGGGAAFIERIEGDFTAAVGLPLRLVVEMLQQQGLSCPVDIEQLYAGRPYPNWDRFRV